From the Mastacembelus armatus chromosome 14, fMasArm1.2, whole genome shotgun sequence genome, one window contains:
- the samsn1b gene encoding SAM domain-containing protein SAMSN-1b: MLNRQNSLRAIDGLAAWLRQAMLWVPAAANLSSSLCPSTSSSTAMVCRKGKRTKEKPSTTAPPPQQEQGKVYDNSDEVWNPGFTGLLWSPFECPQAWTPFYHTCHQPQQELWVCGGPLSLPWTTEWDHFENLIEELDDKQANLSPPQMIRSITDLHLSQNTLTRLRRFEAFRQHSPLLKPLDNGSSLNGNTQKSEALKREIGGGQLFTKGHRQSSNSLESLYSLNSGQSSSSGVTSGSGCSSNRGSLRLEEDLLYTRQYCGRARVHTDYVPSPYDTESLKLQVGDVIDIISKPSIGIWTGMLNGSIGTFKFIYVDVLREESSETRKETQFHRVRHTSTVQEVLKRLSLEEYSSSLHLNGYQTVEDLMRLRENHLTELNVTDPEHRHRLLTAVDCLQQIRSDSHLENEAN, from the exons AtgctgaacagacagaacagCCTCAGGGCCATAGATGGCCTGGCTGCCTGGCTGCGGCAGGCCATGCTGTGGGTACCAGCAGCAGCCAACCTCAGCAGctccctctgtccctccacAAGTTCATCCACTGCAATGGTGTGTCGGAAGGGCAAAAGG ACTAAAGAGAAGCCCTCTACAACTGCTCCACCACCACAGCAGGAACAGGGTAAAGTTTATGACAATTCAGATGAGGTTTGGAATCCAGGGTTTACAGGTCTCCTGTGGAGCCCATTTGAGTGCCCACAGGCCTGGACTCCGTTTTACCACACCTGCCACCAACCTCAACAAGAGCTGTGGGTCTGCGGTGGCCCCTTGTCTCTACCTTGGACCACCGAATGGGATCATTTTGAGAATTTGATAGAAGAACTGGATGACAAACAGGCTAATCTCTCCCCCCCGCAAATGATCCGCTCCATCACAGATCTGCACCtctcacaaaacaca CTGACCAGACTAAGGAGATTTGAAGCCTTCAGGCAGCACTCGCCTTTACTGAAACCACTGGATAATGGAAGCTCTCTG aatggaaacacacaaaaaagtgaaGCATTGAAGAGGGAGATTGGTGGTGGGCAACTGTTTACCAAAGGACACAGGCAGTCCAGTAATTCTCTGGAAAGCCTCTACAGCTTGAATAGTGGACAAAGCTCCTCAA GTGGAGTCACCAGCGGGTCAGGCTGCTCCAGTAACAGAGGCAGTCTGAGGCTCGAGGAGGATCTGTTGTACACAAGACAGTACTGTGGCAGAGCTAGAGTCCATACAGACTATGTACCAAGTCCATATGACACAGAGTCTCTCAAACTCCAG GTGGGAGATGTGATTGACATCATCTCTAAGCCCTCTATAGGAATATGGACTGGCATGCTGAATGGCAGCATAGGCACTTTCAAATTCATTTATGTGGATGTACTAAGAGAAGAGAGTTCTGAGACACGCAAGGAAACACAATTTCACAGAGTTAGACACACATCAACAGTCCAGGAAGTGTTAAAGCGCCTCAGTTTGgag GAATATTCCTCATCTCTGCACCTGAATGGTTACCAGACAGTAGAGGACCTGATGAGGCTGAGGGAGAATCACCTGACAGAGCTGAATGTGACTGATCCAGAGCACAGGCATCGTCTGCTCACTGCTGTCGACTGCCTGCAGCAAATACGCT CTGACAGTCATTTGGAGAATGAGGCCAATTAG